The following is a genomic window from Oncorhynchus masou masou isolate Uvic2021 chromosome 6, UVic_Omas_1.1, whole genome shotgun sequence.
GTGTAGGTACCTGCAGGAATCCTGCAGGGTTATTTTAATCCTGCAGGACAAAAGTTGATAACTGTCAGAGGTTTTGTATATGCTTCTGCAGGACTTTTGCATTTTGCTTTGCACCAGATCTTGAGACTAATACAACCTCATAGTTTGTCTGAGGTTAAGATTACTCCAGTGATAGATCCTTTATTCAAGTTGATAACATGATAACCAATAACCATAATACAAGCCATGATTTACTCAATATTAAACAGCGATTCTGCAAACTATAGGAATAATTCCTACCGTAAGATAATTCTACAAATACAACGTTAAGTATTCAAATATTTATCTGAGTAATGCGCCTTCTAGTCTCCACGCGGTAGGTGGCGCTTTGTCTATCCTAACTCTAACCGGATGCGCTCGCAAGAAAGGTCACAGTTATCGAAGATGGCGAAATGTTGACAATAGGCCATATATTCTTACCAATATTACTATTTATTGAACAAGctgggtaaaacattttttttgtaaagtTTTTTCATCTTCATAGTATTTCTACAGTAGTTGTGACCGGTTTCACAAAACCAAGGGCTTAAAATGTCTGAGACGGGTGGTTTGCGTCAACGGATAAGCTCCGTCATGGACATTCTAACCTCCGCTGCGGTGACAGAGATTTGCAAATTAGTAGAGGATTGCTGTGGAGCGTTAAGTGTAGAAGTCTCTCAAAGCAAAGAGCAAATCAAAATGCTAGAGAAGCAACTCAGACTGACCGAGTCGAGGTACATGTCGGTGAGTGGCAAAGGAGGTCAGACGCCTGTCAGCAGCGGCTCACCAGTAAACAACAGTCCTTCGGGCAATTACCCCACGGCCAATGCCGATGATGCGGACGACACTCCCGATGACAAAGGTGGGCTGTCGATTTGTAACTGGCTGTTGTCAGCCTTTGCCCTAATCGTAAACTAAGAAATGTTCaagttgatctctctctctccccggttGCGCTGTACTCCAAATAGAGAGCaatggcagtggtgtaaagtacttaagttaaAAATACGTTAAAGTACTACATAAGTAGTTTGTATGGGTATCTGTACTTAAATGGACCATTAGTGGTGTTTAGACCAGTATTGAGCAATGCGCCTTCCATTATAATCATTAGAGTCAGATTGTGGCTACTGGTAAAATGATTGCCCATTATACACACTTGAAAAACTGTTTGGGTCAATCGACAACAATACAGATGAGAGCGAAATCCTGAACTAACTTAAAAAAGAAGGTTGTGCCATCCTATCCTAGACCCCGTTATGTCAGATGGCGCATAAGCACCAATCTAATCGGTGTGTAAAGGTTTTTAGCAGCGCAAgtatttgcacaacagcattgATGGGAATTGGCTTGCAAAAAAGCTGAATAGTGAAATAAAATTATATTTCTATTTACTCTGTCAATTGTCTGTAAGTTTGGTCCTTATGCAGAGGgggataaaaaaaaatcaaaaatctAATGGAATGTATAATTAAACCAGACTTTCCAAACATGGGTCTGTTGTAGACCCACTTCCTCTCTGCTTAcctcatgtaaaaaaaaataaaagtccCACACAACTTGTTGATTTTTTTTCTGTGCAGGTATGGTGCATGTGCAGGACTTTTATTTTGACATGAGGTAAGCGAAGAGGAAGTGGGTCTACAACAGACCCATGTTTGGAAAGTCTGTTTAATTTACGTTCTATTATGTTTTTTCCCAAATTTAAGTCTGTTTAAATTTAATTTCTGTCCTCCGGCAGACTTCTGTTTTTTAATTTAAAACCCCCCAACTAATTCCTAGCATTGCTAGTGTGTAAATACTAGCGTTGCTAAAAaaagctaattagcatttcagtTCTAACTCATCCTTTCTCCTTCCCTTCAGATTTCCAGCAGTTCATTGTCTCTGAAGTGGAGTTTCTCCCTGAGCAGCAGCATTGTAAGCAGGAGTTGAGCCCCATCCTGGGGCAAGATGACTGGAACCCCATACAGAttaaagaggaacaggaggaatTCAGGATCAACCAGGAGGAGGAAGACTCTGTATTCACTCCTGCCTGGGTGAAAAGTGACTATGATCAATACTCAACTCAGTCCTCACAAACCCAAAGTGAAGAATATGAAGACAGAATGGCTTCAACTGAACAGATCAAAACAGAACCTAAGGAAGATAATTCCTCAGAGCCAACAAGTGACTCTCATCTCCAGTGCAAATTGAAGAAGACATGGACAGAAAAAGGACAAAGCTCGAAGGGTAGAAAAACCATGGATCTAAGGTCACCAGTGCAAATGAGTCACACAGAAGAGAAATCATTTTGCTGTAGTGATTGTGGTGAACGTTTCACTCAGATGGGAAAACTGGATGCTCATAGGAAGGCCCACAAAGGAAAGAAACCGCATCGCTGTGATGAATGTGGCAAATGTTTTACTCAAATTGGGTATCTAAACTATCACAGAAAGactcacacaggggagaaacctcaTCGCTGTCATGATTGTGGCAAATGTTTCTATCGAGTTGGTGATCTGACACTTCATATGAGGATTCACACAGGGGAAAAACCACTTTGCTGCCAGGTCTGTGGCAAATGTTTTGCTCGTCCTAGTAATCTGAGGTCTCACATTAGGATTCACACAGAGAAATGTTattcctgtcattattgtggCAAATATTTTCGGCGTAAAGATAGTCTGACCGTGCACATGAGGATTCACACAAGGGAAATCATATAATTGTTGCTATAGTAGCACATCTTTCAGCACTGGCGGTAGTCACATGAGTTCATGTGAGGATAAATCACATGAGCTATAAACTATATCGCTGTCAGGATTGTTGTAAATGTTTCAATAATTGTAAAAATATGAGAAGACCAAGAGCAGGAACCACATGCTACCATGACTTGCAAATATTTCATAACTGCCTTTCTTTAacattagctaggtttccattcaattGGCGACAGATATTAATGTGAATATTCTAAATTCTGCATAAAGAGAATatgcgcattttcccaccagtttccaccaaacagacttgttgtggataaaaaTCAGTGTGTGATGACGTGGTGCACACAATGTACATTTCTCttagatttttatttggtacatgaaAACTTAACTATGTgaatagttttgtcacaaactgttgctttaaatagcaaatgtgcctactctggtcttggctCGTGCTCTCTAACCAACAGGTCGCAGAGACAgggtaggctgtgcgggtaggctaGCCTTCATGATGAGActtattatggataagagtgaGAATATTTGTATTCATCGATCTTCATGtcaataagaccctcaatatttttgagaaaggagcatcaagttcataccatgcactttcaccaccctgtgaagttcatcataacatGACACGTTCTACTCTGATATAGCCATCGTCTCCTGTGTTCCTGACCCTGAGTTGGCTCTAGAAAATGTATTCTCCATATTTATTCCTCTGGCAGATACACACGCCCTTTTTAAACAATTCAGAGTCAAAGATTGATCTAACCCTTGGCTTGAATCTGAGTTATCTGAGCTCATTCAGATGAGAAATCAGGCCTGGGCCAATTCAAGGAAACTGACTTTGTAGTGGACTGACAATCTTTCAGACAATTGAGAAACAGATGTCCTATCTCGATTTCAGAAGCTTAATCAAGCAATCTCTGACTCTGCTGGTGATCCTTCTAAGTTTTGGAAAACAGTCAATGCACTGAATAGAACACATTCCTCTTCTTCCCTGCCAAGGCAGGCCTCTGGCATCATAactgagaagaatgggataagtgATGCTTTTAataatctttttttattttttatctctgCAGGCTTTTTACTTGAGAAAAACTGGTTTAATTGATCCTGGTAAGTCAATCAACTGCTCTTCCCTCTGCCAGCCTCCAGCTGACACGACGGTTAACCCATCAACTTATAGTGAATCTTTGTTTATTTCAACAATTTACTATCTGTGATGTACTAGATGCCTTGCTTAAGATTGATgtgtaaaaagaaaaaaaaataataaaaaatcccCTGGGGCTAATATGCTTGATCCATTTTTGCTGCAGTTCTCTGCCCCCCTGATTGCTGAATTATTATCCCATCTTTATCCTGACCattatacagtgggacaaaaaaagtatttagtcagccaccaattgtgcaagttctcccacttaaaaagatgagaggcctgtaattttcatcataggtacaaaatgagaaaaaaaaatctccagaaaatcacattgtaggatttttaatgaatttatttgcaaattatggtggaaaataagtatttggtcaataacaaaagtgtctcaatactttgttatataccctttgttggcaatgacagaggtcaaacattttctgtaagtcttcacaaggtttccacacattgttgctggtattttggcccattcctccatgcagatcccctctagagcagtgatgttttggggcttttgctgggcaacacggactttcaactccctccaaagattttctatggggttgagatctggagactggctcggccactccaggaccttgaaatgcttctgacgaagccactccttcgttgcccgggcggtgtgtttgggatcattgtcatgctgaaagacccagacacgtttcatcttcaatgccgttgctgatggaaggaggttttcactcaacatctcacgatacatggccccattcattctttcctttacatggatcagtcgtcctggtccctttgcagaaaaacagccccaaagcatgatgtttccatccccatgcttcacagtaggtatggtgttctttggatgcaactcagcattctttgtcctccaaacacgacgagttgagtttttaccaaaaagttcaattttggtttcatctgaccatatgacattctcccaatcttctcctggatcatccaaatgctctctagcaaacttcagacgggcctggacatgtactggcttaagcaaggggacacgtctggcactgcaggatttgagtccctggcggcgtaatgtgttactgatggtaggctttgttactttggtcccagctctctgcaggtcatt
Proteins encoded in this region:
- the LOC135542577 gene encoding gastrula zinc finger protein XlCGF48.2-like isoform X2, encoding MSETGGLRQRISSVMDILTSAAVTEICKLVEDCCGALSVEVSQSKEQIKMLEKQLRLTESRYMSVSGKGGQTPVSSGSPVNNSPSGNYPTANADDADDTPDDKDFQQFIVSEVEFLPEQQHCKQELSPILGQDDWNPIQIKEEQEEFRINQEEEDSVFTPAWVKSDYDQYSTQSSQTQSEEYEDRMASTEQIKTEPKEDNSSEPTSDSHLQCKLKKTWTEKGQSSKGRKTMDLRSPVQMSHTEEKSFCCSDCGERFTQMGKLDAHRKAHKGKKPHRCDECGKCFTQIGYLNYHRKTHTGEKPHRCHDCGKCFYRVGDLTLHMRIHTGEKPLCCQAFYLRKTGLIDPGKSINCSSLCQPPADTTVNPSTYSESLFISTIYYL
- the LOC135542577 gene encoding gastrula zinc finger protein XlCGF48.2-like isoform X1; protein product: MSETGGLRQRISSVMDILTSAAVTEICKLVEDCCGALSVEVSQSKEQIKMLEKQLRLTESRYMSVSGKGGQTPVSSGSPVNNSPSGNYPTANADDADDTPDDKDFQQFIVSEVEFLPEQQHCKQELSPILGQDDWNPIQIKEEQEEFRINQEEEDSVFTPAWVKSDYDQYSTQSSQTQSEEYEDRMASTEQIKTEPKEDNSSEPTSDSHLQCKLKKTWTEKGQSSKGRKTMDLRSPVQMSHTEEKSFCCSDCGERFTQMGKLDAHRKAHKGKKPHRCDECGKCFTQIGYLNYHRKTHTGEKPHRCHDCGKCFYRVGDLTLHMRIHTGEKPLCCQVCGKCFARPSNLRSHIRIHTEKCYSCHYCGKYFRRKDSLTVHMRIHTREII
- the LOC135542577 gene encoding uncharacterized protein LOC135542577 isoform X3: MSETGGLRQRISSVMDILTSAAVTEICKLVEDCCGALSVEVSQSKEQIKMLEKQLRLTESRYMSVSGKGGQTPVSSGSPVNNSPSGNYPTANADDADDTPDDKGMVHVQDFYFDMRFPAVHCL